One Hippocampus zosterae strain Florida chromosome 4, ASM2543408v3, whole genome shotgun sequence genomic window carries:
- the LOC127599192 gene encoding uncharacterized protein LOC127599192, with the protein MKNWTAPGPDMVHTYCLKKLTALHERLAAQMNQLLRDGTHPGWLTEGRTILIMKDPSKGAVPSNYRTIICLSTTWKLMSGIIAAKIIGHMDQYMSEAQKGIGRDTRGAKHQLLVDRTVAQDCRSRRTNLCTAWIDYKKAYDSMPHTRITECLELYKVNRTLRAFVANLMRMWKTTLEANGKALTQVSIKCGIDQGDALSLLLFCIGLNPPSQVITKTGYGYYLRNGATINHLLYMDDIKL; encoded by the coding sequence atgaagaactggacagcaccaggcccggacatggtccacacctactgcctaaagaaactcacagcactccatgagcgcctagcagcacaaatgaaccagctgctgagggatgggactcacccaggatggctaaccgaagggcgaacgatcctgatcatgaaggatccctcaaagggtgcagtcccatccaactatcggacAATaatctgtctctccacaacatggaagctcatgtcaggcatcattgcggctaagataattggacacatggatcaatacatgagcgaagcacagaagggcattggtagagataccagaggagccaaacatcagctcctggttgacagaacagtcgcacaagactgcaggtcccgacgtactaacctgtgcacagcctggattgattacaagaaagcctatgactcgatgccacatacacggatcactgaatgcttggagttgtataaggtgaacaggaccctaagagccttcgttgcgaacttgatgaggatgtggaaaaccacacttgaagccaatggcaaggcacttacccaagtgtccatcaaatgtggcatagaccaaggtgatgcactctccctactgctgttctgcataggactgaacccgccaagccaagtaatcaccaagacaggctatggatactacctcagaaatggagctacaatcaatcacctcctctacatggatgacataaagctgtaa